The Planifilum fimeticola genome has a segment encoding these proteins:
- the gcvT gene encoding glycine cleavage system aminomethyltransferase GcvT, whose protein sequence is MSQLKRTPLYEVYKDQAKMVPFSGWELPVQFSGIIAEHEAVRTRAGLFDVSHMGEVEISGPDALDLVQKLTTNDASKLEPRKAQYSIMCYPNGGTVDDLLIYRGEDSFLLVLNAANVEKDVEWIEKHASGDVTIRNVSSQMAQLALQGPLAERVLSKLTDADLSSIGFFRFRDDVKLAGTMAMVSRSGYTGEDGFEIYLNPEDAPRVWQEILEAGREEGVLPCGLGARDTLRFEACLPLYGRELSPEITPIEAGLGFAVKTEKGDFIGRDVLAEQKEEGPPRKLVGIEMIDRGIPRTRYPVYAGDEEIGEVTTGTQSPTLKKNVGLALIRAEYAEPGNEVEVEIRGRRLRAITVKTPFYRRPRK, encoded by the coding sequence GTGTCGCAATTGAAGCGAACCCCGCTTTATGAAGTCTACAAGGATCAGGCGAAAATGGTTCCCTTCAGCGGGTGGGAACTCCCCGTCCAATTTTCCGGCATCATCGCGGAGCATGAAGCGGTTCGCACGCGAGCCGGCCTTTTTGATGTCTCTCACATGGGCGAAGTGGAGATCAGCGGTCCGGACGCCCTGGATCTCGTCCAGAAGCTGACCACCAACGATGCATCCAAACTGGAGCCCAGAAAGGCGCAATATTCCATTATGTGTTATCCGAACGGCGGAACCGTGGACGATTTGCTGATCTACCGGGGGGAGGATTCTTTCCTACTGGTGCTCAATGCGGCAAACGTGGAAAAGGATGTGGAATGGATCGAGAAACACGCCTCCGGTGATGTGACGATCCGGAACGTGTCAAGTCAGATGGCTCAGCTCGCCCTCCAGGGACCGCTGGCCGAACGCGTCCTCAGTAAACTGACGGATGCGGATCTTTCTTCCATCGGTTTTTTCCGTTTTCGGGATGACGTGAAATTGGCCGGAACCATGGCGATGGTGTCCCGGTCCGGTTACACCGGTGAAGATGGATTCGAAATTTATCTCAACCCGGAGGATGCCCCCCGTGTATGGCAGGAGATCCTGGAAGCCGGAAGGGAGGAAGGGGTGCTCCCCTGCGGTCTCGGGGCGCGGGACACCCTCCGGTTCGAGGCTTGCCTGCCCTTGTACGGAAGGGAGCTGTCTCCGGAGATCACTCCCATCGAGGCGGGACTCGGTTTCGCTGTCAAAACGGAGAAGGGGGATTTTATCGGGCGGGACGTTCTGGCTGAACAGAAGGAAGAAGGCCCTCCGAGAAAGCTGGTGGGCATTGAGATGATCGACCGCGGCATCCCCCGCACCCGTTATCCGGTCTACGCCGGAGATGAGGAGATCGGTGAGGTGACCACGGGAACCCAGTCTCCCACCCTGAAGAAAAATGTGGGCCTTGCCCTGATCCGGGCGGAATATGCCGAGCCGGGCAATGAGGTGGAAGTGGAGATTCGCGGCAGACGCCTGCGGGCGATCACCGTCAAAACGCCCTTCTACAGAAGGCCTAGAAAATAG
- the gcvPA gene encoding aminomethyl-transferring glycine dehydrogenase subunit GcvPA gives MKFRYLPMTEEDRREMLSAIGVDSVDDLFADIPEGVRYRGRLNLPDGLSEPELVRHMQRLSQKNTTFDQAVCFLGAGAYEHYIPSVVDHIISRSEFYTAYTPYQPEISQGELQAIFEFQTMICELTGMEVANSSMYDGPTALAEAAGVAAAATRKKKILVSRTVHPEARAILRLQSRGLGLVVKEIPHKDGITDMALLEAEADEETAAVILQSPNFFGNLEDVSAAEPIAHRHKGLLVVSTNPIALGLIKPPGECGADIVVGDAQPLGIPVQFGGPHCGFFATTRPLMRRIPGRIVGQTTDEEGVRGFVLTLQAREQHIRREKATSNICSNQALNALAAAVAMSALGKQGIRDMARLNLQKAHYARKRLAQVPGVSPLFDRPFFNEFAVKLSRPVGEVNRRLLQKGIIGGYDLGRDYPELSGSMLLAVTEVRTRGEIEQLAEALEGLL, from the coding sequence ATGAAATTCCGTTACCTGCCGATGACGGAAGAGGATCGACGGGAAATGCTGTCCGCCATCGGCGTCGATTCCGTTGACGATCTGTTTGCGGATATTCCGGAAGGGGTGCGGTACCGCGGGCGCCTCAACCTTCCGGACGGCCTGTCGGAGCCGGAACTGGTCCGGCACATGCAGCGCCTCTCCCAGAAAAACACCACCTTTGATCAGGCGGTGTGCTTTTTGGGGGCCGGCGCCTACGAGCACTACATCCCCAGCGTGGTGGATCATATCATCTCCCGCTCGGAGTTTTACACCGCATATACGCCCTACCAGCCGGAGATCAGCCAGGGGGAGTTGCAGGCCATCTTCGAATTTCAAACGATGATATGCGAGCTGACCGGCATGGAGGTGGCCAACTCCTCCATGTACGACGGTCCCACGGCCCTGGCGGAAGCGGCCGGAGTAGCCGCGGCGGCGACGCGAAAGAAGAAGATACTCGTATCCCGGACGGTCCATCCCGAAGCGCGGGCGATTTTGCGCCTGCAGTCCCGGGGACTGGGGCTTGTGGTGAAGGAGATTCCCCACAAAGACGGAATTACCGACATGGCCCTTTTGGAGGCGGAAGCGGATGAGGAAACGGCGGCGGTGATCCTCCAGAGCCCCAACTTCTTCGGAAATCTGGAGGATGTCTCCGCTGCGGAGCCGATCGCTCATCGGCACAAGGGATTGCTGGTGGTCAGCACAAACCCGATTGCCCTCGGGCTGATCAAGCCGCCGGGTGAGTGCGGGGCCGACATTGTGGTCGGCGATGCGCAACCGCTGGGCATCCCCGTCCAGTTCGGCGGACCCCATTGCGGCTTCTTTGCCACCACCCGTCCGTTGATGCGGCGCATTCCGGGCCGGATCGTGGGTCAGACCACCGATGAGGAGGGCGTGCGGGGATTCGTGCTGACGCTCCAGGCCCGGGAACAGCATATCCGCCGGGAGAAGGCCACTTCCAACATCTGTTCCAACCAGGCGCTCAATGCCCTGGCCGCGGCGGTGGCCATGTCCGCGCTGGGGAAACAGGGGATTCGGGACATGGCCCGGCTCAACCTGCAAAAGGCCCATTACGCCCGGAAGCGGTTGGCGCAGGTTCCCGGGGTGAGCCCCTTGTTCGACCGGCCCTTCTTCAACGAATTTGCGGTGAAGCTCTCCCGACCGGTGGGAGAAGTGAACCGCCGGCTGCTTCAAAAGGGGATCATCGGCGGGTACGACCTGGGGAGGGATTACCCGGAACTGTCCGGATCCATGCTGTTGGCCGTCACGGAAGTGCGGACCAGGGGCGAGATTGAGCAACTGGCCGAAGCATTGGAGGGATTGCTGTGA